The following coding sequences are from one Dermacentor albipictus isolate Rhodes 1998 colony unplaced genomic scaffold, USDA_Dalb.pri_finalv2 scaffold_12, whole genome shotgun sequence window:
- the LOC139051549 gene encoding uncharacterized protein, with protein sequence MAIHFEWFEAFARVNKLDKQRKTDVLITIVGDSVHATLRNLMLPETPEKKMHQEIKQALLSHYAPKRSIVTERYNFHKCTQEPREAADDFIVELKRLATNCSFGTFLTEVLRDLLVVGVRSEAIRCKLLAAQDDKSLTWDKACVIATSMEAAENHAWEMLPGRDQPENKRTT encoded by the coding sequence ATGGCTATCCACTTCGAGTGGTTCGAGGCTTTTGCGAGAGTGAATAAGCTCGACAAACAACGCAAGACGGACGTTCTTATCACGATAGTGGGTGACAGCGTGCACGCCACATTGCGGAACTTGATGCTTCCGGAGACTCCTGAAAAGAAGATGCATCAGGAGATAAAACAGGCGCTTCTGAGCCATTACGCACCAAAGCGGTCGATAGTCACGGAGCGTTACAACTTCCATAAATGCACACAGGAACCCCGGGAGGCAGCTGACGACTTCATCGTGGAATTGAAGCGGCTGGCAACAAACTGCTCGTTTGGAACATTCTTAACTGAGGTGCTCAGAGACCTGCTCGTCGTGGGTGTGCGCAGTGAGGCTATTCGATGCAAGCTTTTGGCCGCTCAAGACGACAAAAGCCTAACATGGGACAAGGCGTGTGTTATCGCAACGTCCATGGAAGCCGCGGAAAACCACGCGTGGGAGATGCTACCGGGACGAGACCAACCCGAGAACAAGAGGACGACATGA